A genomic window from Hyla sarda isolate aHylSar1 chromosome 10, aHylSar1.hap1, whole genome shotgun sequence includes:
- the LOC130293482 gene encoding transcription factor Spi-B-like isoform X2, whose protein sequence is MLQDLHTGNLTQSAESEPPIDFPWNWMDLQDAYYEELTTVQTVLDPYVQGPYTYYSQDNSQNPNGASPCLTQCPLPEDIYNTQPFTYPQTYPLPPCNQSPSLSEDDPNLEVSDSDSSVGSPPCFPVHEQDYLLWVREEVLLGLAANVKFPYTTGGHDVRKKVRLYKFLLELLQNGDMRDCIWWLDRERGTFQFSSKHKELLAHRWGQQKGNRKKMTYQKMARALRNYGKTGEIRKVKKKLTYQFDSVLLNERNVESTMHPLS, encoded by the exons ATGCTTCAAGATCTACATACCGGCAACTTAACACAGTCTGCTGAGTCCGAGCCTCCAATAG ACTTCCCCTGGAACTGGATGGATCTGCAGGATGCCTATTATGAGGAGCTAACTACAGTCCAAACTGTTCTGGATCCCTACGTGCAAGGACCCTACACCTACTACAGCCAGGACAACAGCCAGAACCCAAATGGGGCATCCCCTTGTCTGACGCAGTGTCCGCTTCCCGAGGACATATACAATACGCAG CCATTCACTTACCCTCAGACCTATCCGTTACCACCATGTAACCAGAGCCCTTCTCTTTCTGAAGACGACCCAAATCTCGAGGTGTCTGACAGCGATTCCAGTGTGGGTTCTCCTCCGTGCTTCCCGGTTCATGAACAAG ATTACTTGTTGTGGGTGCGGGAAGAGGTTTTGTTGGGGCTGGCAGCAAATGTTAAATTCCCCTACACCACAGGAG gcCACGATGTTCGGAAGAAGGTTCGATTATACAAGTTTCTTTTGGAGCTCCTGCAGAATGGGGACATGAGAGACTGCATCTGGTGGTTGGACCGAGAGAGAGGGACCTTTCAATTCTCCTCGAAGCACAAAGAGCTGCTTGCTCACCGATGGGGGCAACAAAAGGGAAACCGTAAAAAGATGACCTACCAGAAGATGGCTCGCGCTCTACGCAACTATGGCAAGACTGGAGAGATCAGGAAGGTGAAGAAGAAGCTGACATATCAGTTTGACAGTGTATTACTGAACGAAAGGAACGTAGAGTCCACCATGCATCCCCTCTCCTAA
- the LOC130293482 gene encoding transcription factor Spi-B-like isoform X3: MLSLDSQRFENSFNYSYADTMLQDLHTGNLTQSAESEPPIDFPWNWMDLQDAYYEELTTVQTVLDPYVQGPYTYYSQDNSQNPNGASPCLTQCPLPEDIYNTQPFTYPQTYPLPPCNQSPSLSEDDPNLEVSDSDSSVGSPPCFPVHEQGHDVRKKVRLYKFLLELLQNGDMRDCIWWLDRERGTFQFSSKHKELLAHRWGQQKGNRKKMTYQKMARALRNYGKTGEIRKVKKKLTYQFDSVLLNERNVESTMHPLS, from the exons TATGCAGATACGATGCTTCAAGATCTACATACCGGCAACTTAACACAGTCTGCTGAGTCCGAGCCTCCAATAG ACTTCCCCTGGAACTGGATGGATCTGCAGGATGCCTATTATGAGGAGCTAACTACAGTCCAAACTGTTCTGGATCCCTACGTGCAAGGACCCTACACCTACTACAGCCAGGACAACAGCCAGAACCCAAATGGGGCATCCCCTTGTCTGACGCAGTGTCCGCTTCCCGAGGACATATACAATACGCAG CCATTCACTTACCCTCAGACCTATCCGTTACCACCATGTAACCAGAGCCCTTCTCTTTCTGAAGACGACCCAAATCTCGAGGTGTCTGACAGCGATTCCAGTGTGGGTTCTCCTCCGTGCTTCCCGGTTCATGAACAAG gcCACGATGTTCGGAAGAAGGTTCGATTATACAAGTTTCTTTTGGAGCTCCTGCAGAATGGGGACATGAGAGACTGCATCTGGTGGTTGGACCGAGAGAGAGGGACCTTTCAATTCTCCTCGAAGCACAAAGAGCTGCTTGCTCACCGATGGGGGCAACAAAAGGGAAACCGTAAAAAGATGACCTACCAGAAGATGGCTCGCGCTCTACGCAACTATGGCAAGACTGGAGAGATCAGGAAGGTGAAGAAGAAGCTGACATATCAGTTTGACAGTGTATTACTGAACGAAAGGAACGTAGAGTCCACCATGCATCCCCTCTCCTAA
- the LOC130293482 gene encoding transcription factor Spi-B-like isoform X1, with translation MLSLDSQRFENSFNYSYADTMLQDLHTGNLTQSAESEPPIDFPWNWMDLQDAYYEELTTVQTVLDPYVQGPYTYYSQDNSQNPNGASPCLTQCPLPEDIYNTQPFTYPQTYPLPPCNQSPSLSEDDPNLEVSDSDSSVGSPPCFPVHEQDYLLWVREEVLLGLAANVKFPYTTGGHDVRKKVRLYKFLLELLQNGDMRDCIWWLDRERGTFQFSSKHKELLAHRWGQQKGNRKKMTYQKMARALRNYGKTGEIRKVKKKLTYQFDSVLLNERNVESTMHPLS, from the exons TATGCAGATACGATGCTTCAAGATCTACATACCGGCAACTTAACACAGTCTGCTGAGTCCGAGCCTCCAATAG ACTTCCCCTGGAACTGGATGGATCTGCAGGATGCCTATTATGAGGAGCTAACTACAGTCCAAACTGTTCTGGATCCCTACGTGCAAGGACCCTACACCTACTACAGCCAGGACAACAGCCAGAACCCAAATGGGGCATCCCCTTGTCTGACGCAGTGTCCGCTTCCCGAGGACATATACAATACGCAG CCATTCACTTACCCTCAGACCTATCCGTTACCACCATGTAACCAGAGCCCTTCTCTTTCTGAAGACGACCCAAATCTCGAGGTGTCTGACAGCGATTCCAGTGTGGGTTCTCCTCCGTGCTTCCCGGTTCATGAACAAG ATTACTTGTTGTGGGTGCGGGAAGAGGTTTTGTTGGGGCTGGCAGCAAATGTTAAATTCCCCTACACCACAGGAG gcCACGATGTTCGGAAGAAGGTTCGATTATACAAGTTTCTTTTGGAGCTCCTGCAGAATGGGGACATGAGAGACTGCATCTGGTGGTTGGACCGAGAGAGAGGGACCTTTCAATTCTCCTCGAAGCACAAAGAGCTGCTTGCTCACCGATGGGGGCAACAAAAGGGAAACCGTAAAAAGATGACCTACCAGAAGATGGCTCGCGCTCTACGCAACTATGGCAAGACTGGAGAGATCAGGAAGGTGAAGAAGAAGCTGACATATCAGTTTGACAGTGTATTACTGAACGAAAGGAACGTAGAGTCCACCATGCATCCCCTCTCCTAA